A single genomic interval of Aedes aegypti strain LVP_AGWG chromosome 1, AaegL5.0 Primary Assembly, whole genome shotgun sequence harbors:
- the LOC5574595 gene encoding ADP-ribosylation factor-like protein 16, protein MSYLCLGPISAGKTLLLTCLQNPESVNFTSHSVPSVGTNLFTIKIPPVVIDEKEINVKPPPPPRKRDLVQVREVGGCLAPIWRDYLNRPVDKIIYVVDTSNLCQISAAGVLLYSMLAEPRLQKAKFLLVLSKMDLAYRQMRNEALLMLQMEKFRKQIAQEITIVQFSAINKEGIDEIYEWLAT, encoded by the exons ATGTCGTACTTATGCTTAGGCCCTATAAGTGCGGGAAAAACCCTGTTGTTGACGTGTTTGCAGAATCCTGAATCGGTCAACTTTACGTCCCATTCAGTGCCCAGTGTGGGTACCAATTTGTTCACTATTAAAATTCCTCCTGTGGTTATCGATGAGAAGGAAATCAACGTAAAACCACCACCGCCACCTCGCAAACGCGATCTTGTGCAGGTTCGAGAAGTTGGCGGATGTTTGGCGCCAATTTGGCGAGACTACTTGAATAGACCTGTGGATAAAATAATCTACGTTGTGGACACATCTAATCTTTGCCAAATCTCCGCTGCTG GTGTTTTACTGTATTCCATGCTTGCCGAGCCAAGGTTACAGAAGGCGAAATTTCTATTGGTTCTCTCGAAGATGGATCTCGCGTATCGTCAAATGAGAAACGAAGCTCTTCTAATGTTGCAAATGGAAAAGTTCCGAAAACAGATTGCTCAAGAGATCACCATCGTGCAGTTCAGTGCCATTAATAAGGAAGGAATAGATGAAATCTATGAATGGTTAGCCACCTAG
- the LOC5574596 gene encoding endoplasmic reticulum metallopeptidase 1, with protein sequence MANQKKGSKQPLLQSKTQDEDRNLHQIDSQFGMLGVALMLLCGTVSSYLFTNLPNALTRADLERYPGAFIAERAWDNLKVLNDIGPKPTGSDANEKLTVNYLKREIELIQASKHRNQLLATKHQITTGGYPVDKLTSLYRNVQNLVVKLAGENGNSTSPALLLNCHFDTVASSPGASDDGASCCVMLEIMRVLSREPKRNRHSIIFLFNGAEETPLQAAHGFITQHKWAKQVTAFLNLESAGSGGKEVLFQSGPQHPWMIDVYARSIRHPFAQTAGEEIFQSGLIPSDTDFRIFRDFGNIPGMDFAHMVDGYRYHTKYDNMDYLSLPVLQRTGDNILSLTREMVNSDELEKASLGENKVGYSIFYDFMGLLFVCYSADSAIAINTLVAILAIIMPYYGLRRSVGVLGEGSIAKEAIYGFLATVVGTIGSLLTCLIIGRQLDAMGRALSWYSTPFLVLGLYCCPALLCHCFSQMGINRLFANKKTVLNLSQIVQSRMIGVSLFWALLVIPLTFAGIRTSYIFMIILLFSLIASIVTTVLSWQNTTRKWLLVHLAFQLLTMLWATQYYHMFMKLFIPISGRIGANKNPEYLVGSIAALSILLISSYMMPLVGLLKRASELTAKLTVFILLAVLLACFTQVGFPYRDDSAHAPTVQRHYVTHVMRSYYDELGNSRGNDSGFLFREMDRNSVRLIRGIASPDKVTAVRQMNSCEKEIFCGIPFYSLWHQKRFDNYWLPGPPPVAEEAVTIKKIRQDQISEHVRRLTFVLEGSIQSSLIIGAKPGVKLVGWSLLEKLTPATEFNNQTAHFVLITHGLASEPWEITLDFEHEDTHYNGLLVDIAVVTTHWEAHRMHTKEFTDLINKFPSWAHVVPSVAVMNIHVF encoded by the exons ATGGCTAACCAGAAAAAAGGAAGTAAGCAGCCCCTGTTACAATCAAAAACACAGGATGAAGACCGCAATCTACACCAAATCGATTCTCAATTCGGAATGTTGGGAGTAGCACTGATGTTGCTATGTGGAACTGTATCAAGTTATTTGTTCACCAATCTTCCGAACGCATTGACACGTGCCGACTTGGAAAGATATCCTGGAGCATTTATTGCAGAAAGGGCGTGGGATAATTTGAAAGTACTGAACGATATTGGGCCGAAGCCAACCGGAAGTGATGCAAACGAGAAGCTAACAGTAAACTATCTGAAACGAGAAATTGAATTGATTCAAGCTAGCAAGCATCGAAACCAACTATTGGCAACCAAACATCAAATTACAACAGGGGGTTATCCCGTTGATAAATTGACGAGCTTGTACAGAAACGTACAAAACTTGGTCGTGAAATTGGCGGGTGAAAATGGTAACTCTACGAGTCCTGCCTTACTACTGAACTGCCACTTTGATACGGTAGCAAGCAGTCCTGGGGCCAGTGATGATGGAGCTAGTTGCTGTGTTATGCTTGAAATTATGAGGGTGCTATCGAGAGAACCGAAACGTAATCGACATTCCATAATTTTCTTATTTAATGGTGCCGAGGAAACACCACTGCAGGCAGCACATGGTTTCATTACGCAACACAAGTGGGCCAAACAGGTCACGGCATTCCTAAATTTGGAATCAGCCGGATCTGGTGGAAAGGAAGTTCTTTTCCAAAGTGGTCCCCAACATCCGTGGATGATCGATGTGTACGCTCGTTCTATAAGGCATCCATTTGCTCAGACTGCTGGAGAGGAGATATTCCAATCAGGACTAATACCATCCGATACTGACTTCAGAATATTTAGAgattttggaaatattcctggaatGGATTTCGCACATATGGTTGATGGATATCGATATCATACTAAGTATGACAATATGGATTATTTATCGCTCCCTGTTCTACAGCGTACGGGTGATAATATATTATCATTGACAAGAGAAATGGTGAACAGTGACGAATTGGAGAAAGCATCATTGGGAGAGAACAAAGTCGGTTACAGTATCTTTTACGACTTTATGGGGCTATTATTTGTATGCTACTCTGCCGATTCTGCCATTGCGATCAACACTTTGGTAGCAATTCTGGCTATTATCATGCCATATTACGGACTCAGACGATCGGTGGGTGTGCTGGGAGAAGGATCCATAGCAAAGGAAGCAATTTATGGATTTTTAGCAACTGTAGTTGGAACTATTGGAAGCCTCCTGACATGCCTTATCATTGGTCGCCAGCTTGATGCTATGGGCCGGGCGTTATCGTGGTACTCAACGCCGTTTTTAGTGTTGGGATTGTATTGCTGCCCGGCTTTGCTGTGTCATTGTTTCTCGCAGATGGGCATTAatcgattatttgccaataaaaAG ACTGTGCTGAATTTATCGCAAATCGTTCAATCCCGTATGATTGGTGTTAGTCTCTTCTGGGCCCTCCTGGTAATTCCTCTGACGTTTGCTGGCATACGAACTTCCTACATTTTTATGATCATCCTGCTGTTCTCATTGATAGCATCAATCGTAACGACGGTTTTAAGTTGGCAGAATACTACCAGAAAATGGCTCTTGGTACATTTAGCCTTCCAGTTACTTACAATGCTTTGGGCAACTCAGTACTACCATATGTTCATGAAATTGTTCATTCCCATTTCTGGTCGTATTGGTGCAAATAAAAATCCCGAATATCTAGTTGGATCAATCGCTGCTCTAAGTATACTGTTGATTAGTAGTTATATGATGCCTTTGGTGGGATTATTGAAAAGAGCCTCTGAGTTGACCGCCAAATTGACAGTGTTCATCCTATTAGCTGTGCTGCTGGCTTGCTTCACCCAAGTTGGATTCCCATACCGAGATGATAGTGCACATGCTCCTACAGTTCAGCGACACTATGTTACG CATGTTATGCGTTCGTACTATGATGAGCTGGGTAATTCTAGAGGAAATGATTCTGGATTTTTATTCCGAGAAATGGATCGCAACTCAGTCCGATTGATACGTGGAATTGCCAGTCCGGATAAGGTTACAGCAGTACGTCAAATGAACTCGTGtgaaaaggaaattttctgtgGGATTCCATTCTACTCTCTGTGGCATCAAAAGCGATTTGA CAACTATTGGTTACCTGGACCACCACCTGTCGCGGAAGAGGCAGTAACAATCAAGAAGATCAGGCAGGACCAAATCAGCGAGCACGTCCGGCGACTGACGTTCGTTTTAGAAGGAAGCATCCAATCTTCCTTAATTATAGGAGCCAAACCAGGAGTGAAGTTGGTAGGCTGGAGCTTATTAGAAAAGCTCACTCCTGCAACTGAATTCAACAATCAAACGGCTCACTTCGTGCTGATCACTCACGGTTTGGCCAGTGAACCGTGGGAAATAACTTTGGATTTCGAACATGAAGACACACATTATAATGGATTACTGGTGGATATTGCTGTCGTCACTACGCATTGGGAAGCACATCGCATGCACACGAAGGAGTTCACTGATCTGATAAACAAGTTTCCATCATGGGCACACGTTGTACCGTCGGTCGCAGTTATGAATATACACGTATTTTAA